One genomic segment of Vibrio penaeicida includes these proteins:
- a CDS encoding LysR family transcriptional regulator, producing MNWTLDQIEAFVTAAHTGSFSAAARKMGKAQSRVSSAISNLEADLGFELFDRSARFPVLTELGKQMLIDAEALLQQSQKLNSRALAASSGEPIALKLTVDEAIPLDTAHSIFTNLGERFPNLRLTITNGSRDDISVAIAEKKADIGLMFRQSDLPTEVDFQSIGYFEKVLIIGEDHPLAGEQEVSLSDLYGDRQFVICDRSGEGGDKALTPNHWHIDSYYLICDLVARNQGWAIVPQHIADSDWFLGQVKTMACKDSFAEMMVEVGLVKRIDSQISEVKSWLIKELKEMMANRA from the coding sequence GTGAATTGGACTTTAGATCAGATTGAAGCGTTTGTGACGGCGGCTCATACTGGGTCATTTTCTGCCGCAGCCCGAAAAATGGGAAAGGCACAATCTCGGGTGAGCAGTGCCATCTCCAATCTAGAGGCGGATCTGGGGTTTGAACTCTTTGATCGTTCCGCTCGTTTTCCTGTTTTAACCGAGTTGGGCAAGCAAATGCTCATCGACGCTGAAGCGCTTTTGCAGCAAAGCCAAAAGCTGAATAGCCGAGCACTAGCGGCTTCTTCCGGTGAACCTATCGCCTTAAAGCTGACGGTAGATGAAGCAATCCCACTTGATACCGCCCATTCAATATTCACTAACCTTGGAGAGCGTTTTCCCAATCTTAGGCTGACAATCACCAACGGTTCGCGTGATGATATCTCGGTAGCGATTGCAGAAAAGAAAGCCGATATCGGGCTTATGTTTCGTCAAAGTGATTTACCAACAGAAGTGGATTTTCAATCCATCGGGTACTTTGAAAAGGTGCTGATTATTGGCGAAGATCATCCGTTAGCGGGTGAGCAAGAAGTCTCGTTATCGGATTTGTATGGAGACAGGCAATTCGTTATTTGCGACCGTTCCGGAGAGGGAGGCGATAAGGCACTAACGCCGAACCATTGGCACATAGACAGTTACTATTTAATTTGCGATTTGGTGGCGCGTAACCAAGGTTGGGCTATTGTTCCTCAGCACATCGCTGACTCAGATTGGTTTTTAGGACAGGTCAAAACCATGGCATGTAAAGATTCCTTTGCAGAAATGATGGTAGAAGTTGGGCTAGTAAAGCGAATTGATAGCCAAATTAGCGAAGTAAAAAGCTGGTTGATTAAAGAACTGAAAGAGATGATGGCGAATCGTGCTTAA
- a CDS encoding OprD family outer membrane porin: MNTINKAPLSLLSTSILVAMAALPVHANDNDPNDVLNQSAAALNLADEAKQAFYEDSSSKLHSFLYIRDRQQKDDNGEYVPNIENQTLQLAWDYRSGYFKDTVGIDIWANTNLQLGDTTGQSEILYYDHTCENNPSYDGKACEKSYVAVPVASLKAKFGDDDTGLALRGGYTRINIGTIRSSWGLNPHSYRGLEAKAHFGDFVVGYAIADKFKNDWRKNFHDMTTTWHQNQHPGGKQGKIIDYIHTVGGIYKFDGGQIDLGYGEGKDYRTNWQVLGKYGFDMGDAKVNLTGFYHGSIRAETELTGLKDQETQSYVGLGANIKSGNFTWIAGLSATDTKGQEVGYNFRLTPWANSDNRNFQQTTSQLEDYNVDGTKAAKLAVNYNFADFGVAGLTAGLGANYGTNVRSSKIEKEYDGTMHSLDWNLGYKFLDGGLKGLNVRLFHGMFRGSDVVHKQDRNDVKLLISYSLNLK; encoded by the coding sequence ATGAACACGATAAACAAAGCTCCACTTTCCCTACTCAGTACCTCCATTTTGGTTGCAATGGCGGCACTGCCTGTACACGCAAATGACAATGATCCAAATGATGTACTCAACCAAAGTGCTGCGGCACTGAACCTTGCCGATGAAGCAAAACAAGCCTTTTATGAAGACTCTTCATCCAAGCTGCACTCTTTCTTATACATCCGAGATCGTCAGCAAAAAGACGACAACGGTGAGTACGTTCCGAATATTGAAAATCAAACCCTACAATTGGCTTGGGATTACCGTTCTGGGTATTTCAAAGATACGGTTGGCATCGATATTTGGGCGAACACCAACTTGCAGTTAGGCGACACAACGGGTCAATCCGAAATTCTTTACTACGATCACACCTGTGAAAACAACCCTTCTTACGATGGCAAAGCGTGCGAAAAATCTTATGTGGCAGTTCCAGTAGCGTCGCTTAAAGCCAAATTTGGCGACGACGATACAGGTCTTGCGCTTCGCGGTGGTTATACCCGAATCAATATCGGTACGATCCGTTCGAGCTGGGGATTAAACCCACATTCTTACCGCGGCCTAGAAGCCAAAGCGCACTTTGGTGATTTCGTTGTCGGTTACGCCATCGCGGACAAGTTCAAAAATGACTGGCGTAAAAACTTCCACGATATGACGACAACTTGGCACCAAAACCAACACCCTGGTGGCAAACAAGGCAAGATCATCGACTACATTCACACAGTCGGTGGCATCTATAAGTTTGATGGTGGTCAGATTGATTTAGGCTACGGTGAAGGTAAAGATTACCGCACTAACTGGCAAGTTTTGGGTAAATACGGCTTCGACATGGGCGATGCAAAAGTCAACCTGACCGGTTTTTACCACGGCAGTATCCGCGCCGAAACTGAGCTGACAGGTCTTAAAGATCAGGAAACGCAAAGTTACGTTGGCTTGGGCGCGAACATCAAAAGCGGTAACTTCACCTGGATTGCTGGTTTAAGCGCCACCGACACGAAAGGTCAAGAAGTTGGGTATAACTTCCGCCTTACGCCTTGGGCAAACTCCGACAACCGCAATTTCCAACAAACCACCTCTCAGCTAGAGGACTATAACGTTGATGGTACAAAAGCCGCGAAGCTTGCTGTGAACTACAACTTTGCTGATTTTGGTGTTGCAGGCTTAACCGCTGGTCTTGGTGCAAACTATGGCACTAACGTTCGCTCGAGCAAAATTGAGAAAGAATACGATGGCACCATGCACTCGTTAGATTGGAATCTTGGGTATAAGTTTTTGGATGGCGGGTTGAAAGGGCTTAATGTTCGTCTATTCCACGGCATGTTCCGCGGTAGTGATGTGGTACATAAGCAAGACCGTAATGACGTAAAACTGCTTATTTCCTATAGCCTGAATTTGAAGTAA
- a CDS encoding EamA family transporter — translation MKNTSTDESRGIMASIMASVGFAMMPAYVTFQPEITGIPTDFGMGNWLAGQRILWGSILLLFGLALFGRLPTFWSFFSQWRLWPRYMLSAILIAPQLWVFVWAPLQGETLSVALGYFCLPLTLAAVAHFVYKESITRKQLIACAFAACGVAYAYAMADGVSWIVFLICFGYPMYFMFRRKYKISSDMSFSLENVFLLPFAIIGMALTYPIESWGAIAPSAWLYYLGLAFTGIIPIILFFYASQLLPMTLFGLLGYLEPVLVFCVALVLGERIALIQWPTYLAIMVALAIVALEQLKLRRSLG, via the coding sequence GTGAAAAATACTTCGACCGATGAATCCCGTGGAATAATGGCATCTATTATGGCGTCCGTTGGGTTTGCCATGATGCCCGCCTATGTGACTTTTCAGCCAGAGATTACAGGCATTCCGACCGATTTTGGTATGGGGAATTGGTTGGCTGGTCAGCGAATATTATGGGGTTCGATACTCTTATTATTTGGTCTTGCCCTATTTGGACGATTACCCACGTTTTGGTCTTTCTTTTCCCAGTGGCGACTGTGGCCGAGATACATGTTATCCGCGATTCTTATTGCCCCTCAGCTTTGGGTTTTTGTTTGGGCACCTCTTCAAGGGGAAACACTTTCTGTTGCGCTTGGCTATTTTTGCTTGCCCCTAACGTTAGCCGCAGTTGCACATTTTGTTTACAAGGAAAGCATTACTCGGAAGCAGTTGATCGCATGCGCTTTCGCCGCCTGTGGAGTAGCTTACGCTTACGCGATGGCCGACGGAGTTTCTTGGATAGTATTTTTGATTTGCTTTGGTTATCCCATGTATTTTATGTTTCGCCGTAAATATAAAATCAGTAGTGACATGTCTTTCAGTTTAGAGAATGTTTTTCTATTGCCGTTTGCCATTATTGGTATGGCTCTGACTTACCCAATTGAGTCTTGGGGAGCCATTGCACCAAGCGCATGGCTGTATTATCTCGGTTTGGCCTTTACGGGGATTATCCCAATTATTCTCTTTTTCTATGCGTCGCAGCTATTGCCAATGACTCTATTTGGACTACTGGGTTATTTGGAGCCTGTGCTGGTTTTTTGTGTTGCGTTGGTATTAGGGGAGCGTATTGCGTTGATCCAGTGGCCAACCTATCTTGCGATTATGGTAGCGTTGGCCATTGTTGCGTTAGAACAGTTGAAATTACGACGATCGTTAGGCTAG
- a CDS encoding DUF3726 domain-containing protein: MIVSHNELVATVTKAFLGMRRNCGEADIIANMVADLQMVGLNGVKHFNNGSRFMSKEEDCPVDVYELGNSSLEIDLHGSSLACHLPVVLDFALEKMVNHRQITLKLTRCHNRWLAYSELAKLSSKGIACKAYWENGSDPKKVLLVLNKGRISPELFFSEQASPESLIIHDMTIVLSIDDFDFSEVADGYNIHISAKQLSRTQKASWEKGIEVDEQEWQTLKETATEILVENSEQSRLGAGE, from the coding sequence ATGATAGTCTCTCATAACGAATTGGTGGCGACCGTCACCAAAGCATTTTTGGGAATGCGCAGAAACTGTGGTGAAGCCGATATCATCGCGAATATGGTCGCAGATTTGCAAATGGTTGGGCTAAATGGTGTCAAACATTTCAACAATGGCAGCCGATTCATGAGCAAGGAAGAAGATTGCCCCGTAGATGTATACGAACTTGGTAATAGTAGCCTTGAAATCGATCTTCACGGGTCAAGCCTTGCGTGTCATTTACCCGTTGTATTGGATTTCGCACTAGAGAAAATGGTCAATCACCGTCAAATTACATTGAAGTTAACACGGTGCCATAATCGCTGGCTCGCCTACAGTGAATTAGCCAAACTGTCGTCTAAAGGCATTGCCTGTAAAGCCTATTGGGAAAACGGGTCTGATCCTAAGAAAGTGCTGCTGGTGCTAAACAAAGGGCGCATATCACCTGAGCTCTTCTTTTCAGAGCAGGCGTCGCCAGAATCATTGATCATTCACGATATGACTATTGTTCTTTCGATTGATGACTTTGATTTTTCGGAAGTTGCCGACGGTTACAATATCCACATTTCGGCAAAGCAACTTTCTCGCACCCAAAAAGCCTCGTGGGAGAAAGGCATTGAAGTGGATGAACAAGAATGGCAAACGCTAAAAGAAACGGCGACAGAAATCCTGGTTGAAAATAGCGAACAATCAAGGCTTGGAGCAGGCGAATAA